A window from Culex pipiens pallens isolate TS chromosome 3, TS_CPP_V2, whole genome shotgun sequence encodes these proteins:
- the LOC120425653 gene encoding uncharacterized protein LOC120425653: MSSSGAGNRLKTTVAPSRQQPSRAAKRPRFSGPAAEPQFPPEIWEHIFRFIPAWQLPRLRLICHHWNAVISGSSSLMDRCDVRIDASRLNRQMDQHYVPANLPPLVTQLVVRKFTIVSCDHWWPEFAQCLKELQLMYCTMTVDVLYGMLRRAPNLRRLVLYGAKLSGTAEPDFQLDRLTLLVVCCVGFEDNSRNILDGFERVFPRLEDLRLKNNSMPTNILQSIRTLQNSLQYLTLQSYPNVLDELSELQQLRLKMLGLDVDVLRDDLATWTKLCRNQPLLENLKMSSNCIHVLRETGRLLPRLKTFTLTVRNQMVASFLETMPRLEYLEISGCYDLISFRNYTSPSLERFVLETIETEDLFQYLQRSPRLRQMRLNNCKLGYCEAVTASLPNLTLLILDDLNCHPNSWFSLLAHSFNLEELTLVYLRYLDNGTMRKICKMLKHLKKLSLLRMRYLTDYSANHIIQHCRALEELEADYPFTEAALVRIESARNIHVKRPRARSDDEDDEEDDDE, translated from the exons ATGAGCTCTTCCGGCGCCGGAAATCGTCTCAAAACGACCGTCGCCCCAAGCCGCCAACAGCCTTCCCGCGCTGCCAAGCGTCCCAGGTTCTCGGGACCCGCCGCGGAACCCCAATTTCCGCCGGAAATCTGGGAGCACATCTTCCGGTTTATTCCCGCCTGGCAGTTGCCGCGGTTGCGTTTGATTTGCCACCACTGGAACGCAGTCATTTCCGGCAGCTCGTCGCTGATGGATCGGTGCGACGTCCGGATTGATGCATCGAGACTGAATCGGCAGATGGACCAGCACTACGTTCCGGCCAACCTGCCGCCGTTGGTCACTCAACTGGTGGTGCGCAAGTTCACGATCGTGTCGTGTGATCACTGGTGGCCGGAGTTTGCCCAGTGCCTGAAAGAGTTGCAGCTGATGTACTGCACAATGACGGTTGATGTTTTGTACGGGATGTTGCGACGGGCACCGAATCTTCGGCGATTGGTTCTGTACGGTGCTAAGCTTTCTGGGACGGCTGAACCAGACTTCCAGTTGGACCGTTTGACACTGTTGGTGGTGTGCTGCGTTGGTTTTGAGGACAACTCGCGCAACATTCTGGACGGATTCGAGCGCGTGTTTCCCCGGTTGGAGGATCTCAGACTGAAAAACAACAGCATGCCGACGAACATACTGCAGTCGATCCGAACGCTACAGAATAGTCTGCAGTACCTTACACTTCAAAGTTACCCCAACGTTCTGGACGAACTCAGCGAACTACAACAGCTGCGACTGAAAATGTTAGGTCTCGACGTGGATGTGCTACGCGACGACCTGGCAACGTGGACTAAGTTGTGCCGAAACCAGCCGCTACTCGAGAATCTGAAGATGTCAAGCAACTGCATCCAT GTTCTCCGCGAAACGGGTCGATTGCTGCCCAGGTTGAAGACCTTTACGTTGACCGTTCGCAACCAGATGGTGGCGTCATTTCTGGAAACCATGCCGAGGTTGGAGTACCTCGAAATCTCCGGATGCTACGACCTGATTAGTTTTCGAAACTACACATCTCCAAGCTTGGAGCGGTTCGTGTTGGAAACAATCGAGACGGAAGACCTCTTCCAGTACCTGCAACGATCTCCGAGACTGAGGCAAATGCGTCTGAACAACTGCAAACTGGGCTATTGCGAAGCTGTCACCGCCAGTCTCCCCAACCTGACCTTACTGATCCTCGATGACCTAAACTGCCATCCGAACAGCTGGTTCTCGCTGCTTGCCCACAGCTTCAACCTGGAAGAGCTGACCCTGGTTTATCTCAGATATCTGGACAACGGAACAATGCGTAAGATTTGCAAAATGTTGAAACACCTCAAGAAGTTGTCCCTGCTTCGTATGCGCTACCTGACGGATTATTCCGCTAACCACATCATTCAGCACTGCCGGGCCCTCGAGGAACTGGAAGCCGACTATCCCTTTACGGAGGCTGCGCTCGTTCGTATCGAGTCCGCCCGGAACATTCATGTCAAGCGGCCGCGTGCCAGGTCCGACGACGAGGATGATGAGGAAGATGATGACGAGTGA
- the LOC120425658 gene encoding zinc finger protein 708-like — MPPETTATGIELTDHTCRLCLANDQEISPMVDALSQDELKNVIEGLLKIEMLNSGPFQSACSNCVVKVRLIENIRNEFDSSNKIFDVMWTQYKRIHFPEPVSPPKKGRPKAEKSSPKAQKITAAYIIDGMVIENTEIEYVQDEAAEFFIKREGQDSIIKQEDVDDSASEGIPGGDDHDMDETVEEEYVYEDVPMGDEARMQVEYLTEDPKEGGKKDDGVGGGGAGEHEEEKDSAIKDTFIEEDTGYYDKTIPCCYICLDRFDCQSDVVTHLIDVHTDMLPFHCDKCLAYFDTLEEVNKHYISHVYEFVCLYCPRRYCSEQYLANHNLVCKSFKCQLCDETFELQSHLKAHQRALHASDGRTNPRKRNSCNTCGKAFVHAINLMRHLKNKRCVRNSSHDLFDGTEIKPDPDAPIVDLELDLDDDKQLKIRPPLTCQVCSKKLDSNSSLARHIEKEHQDFNIPLFSCNICPKKFTTFEKCIRHRAFHKKSKKPMIPLMKKDPTDDNTCKICNKKFRLDHMLLKHLAEIHQLTLELFHCDQCGKKFSTEPKLRKHQYNTHRENKNLYVCSHCGQKFEKKLTLKDHETKHLNAPAYQCDICLKTFIHKHSLDRHALVHSDEKNYECEFCHKMFKRNTTLVIHRRIHTGEKPYECIPCGTRFIDSSTLIKHRQRMHPKAD; from the exons ATGCTCAACAGCGGTCCGTTCCAGAGCGCCTGTTCCAACTGCGTGGTCAAGGTTCGGCTGATCGAGAACATCCGGAACGAGTTCGACAGCAGCAACAAGATATTCGATGTTATGTGGAC tcAGTACAAGCGCATTCACTTTCCGGAACCGGTATCGCCTCCGAAGAAGGGACGGCCAAAGGCGGAGAAGTCGAGTCCGAAGGCGCAGAAGATAACGGCGGCGTACATCATCGACGGAATGGTGATTGAGAACACGGAGATTGAGTACGTCCAGGACGAGGCGGCGGAGTTCTTTATCAAGCGCGAAGGTCAGGACAGCATTATTAAGCAGGAGGACGTGGACGATTCGGCTAGCGAGGGCATTCCGGGCGGCGATGATCACGATATGGATGAAACGGTCGAGGAGGAGTACGTGTACGAGGACGTTCCGATGGGCGACGAGGCGAGGATGCAGGTGGAGTATTTGACGGAGGATCCCAAGGAGGGTGGCAAGAAGGACGATGGCGTTGGTGGTGGGGGCGCTGGCGAGCATGAGGAAGAGAAGGATTCCGCTATAAAGGACACGTTCATCGAGGAGGACACCGGCTACTATGACAAGACCATTCCCTGTTGCTACATCTGTCTGGACCGGTTTGACTGCCAGTCTGATGTGGTCACCCACCTGATCGATGTCCACACCGATATGCTGCCTTTCCATTGCGACAAATGTTTGGCTTATTTTGATACGCTGGAGGAAGTCAACAAGCATTACATTTCGCACGTGTACGAGTTCGTTTGCCTTTACTGTCCGCGGAGGTACTGCTCGGAGCAGTACCTGGCCAACCACAACCTGGTCTGCAAGTCGTTCAAGTGCCAGCTGTGCGACGAAACGTTCGAGCTGCAAAGCCACCTAAAGGCGCACCAACGTGCGCTCCACGCGTCCGATGGCCGCACCAACCCGCGCAAACGGAACTCCTGCAACACGTGCGGCAAAGCTTTTGTGCATGCTATCAACTTGATGCGCCATTTGAAGAACAAACGCTGCGTCCGGAACAGCAGCCACGATCTGTTTGACGGCACGGAAATCAAACCCGATCCGGACGCACCGATCGTCGACCTGGAGCTGGACCTGGACGACGACAAGCAGCTCAAAATCCGACCCCCGCTCACCTGCCAAGTTTGCAGCAAGAAACTGGACAGCAACAGCAGCCTGGCGCGCCACATCGAGAAAGAGCATCAAGATTTCAACATCCCGCTGTTTTCGTGCAACATTTGCCCCAAAAAATTCACCACCTTCGAAAAGTGCATCCGCCACCGAGCCTTCCACAAGAAGTCCAAAAAGCCAATGATCCCCCTCATGAAGAAGGACCCAACCGACGACAACACGTGcaaaatctgcaacaaaaaGTTCCGCCTCGACCACATGCTGCTGAAGCATCTCGCCGAAATCCACCAGCTCACGCTGGAACTGTTCCACTGCGATCAGTGCGGCAAAAAGTTCTCGACCGAGCCGAAGCTGCGCAAGCACCAGTACAACACCCATCGCGAGAACAAGAACCTGTACGTGTGCTCGCACTGCGGCCAAAAGTTCGAGAAGAAGCTCACCCTCAAGGACCACGAGACGAAGCACCTGAACGCGCCCGCCTATCAGTGCGACATCTGCCTCAAAACGTTCATCCACAAGCACAGCCTC GATCGCCACGCGCTCGTGCACTCCGACGAGAAGAACTACGAGTGCGAGTTCTGCCACAAGATGTTCAAGCGGAACACCACGCTGG TCATCCACAGACGAATTCACACCGGCGAGAAGCCGTACG AATGCATTCCGTGCGGCACGCGCTTCATCGACTCGAGCACGCTGATCAAGCACCGGCAGCGGATGCACCCGAAGGCGGATTAA